From the genome of Deltaproteobacteria bacterium:
TATAATATCCCTGCAACGGTTAAAGGCCTCAATCTCCTTTTCCCTGTTTCTCTCGATCTGCATAAAATCTTCATCTGTTGCCTTGCGAAGCACTTTCTTTAAGCCCCTCGCCGGCTCTTTTTCGCCTGCCTCGTAAGGTTCGAGCTTGACAGCGCCGAAAGAGAGGCCCGATTCGGTCTCGACAATAACCTTCTCCCTTTGCTTGAGGTCAAAGGCCTGGGCGTCAAAGGAGTAGATCTTGCCCCACTCCTGGAATTTTATTCCTACAATTTTCAGCATAATGTTGCCTTTTCATAATAAAATTTTATAAGCATATCTTCTACGGCAAGCCTCTTGTTGCCATTCATTAAGAGAGCAGTCTCCGTTCCACTGACAGCCTCCGCCATGTGGAGAAGAGAATTCAGGGAATAGAATGCTTCTCCTTTCCGCATAATATCCTGATGCGCAATTTTAATCAGTTGGTCTTCTCCCATACCGGCCTTAACAAAAGCCAGGTCCCTTAAATAAAACTTGATAATTTCCAGGGAATCCATCAGCTTTTCAAGGCTGTCTTTTTTGGTCAGTTCTTCTGCCAGAGAAAAAACCTCATCCATACTCCCAAGTTCCGTTACGGCAGAAAGGAGCCGCTCCTTCTCATCTGCCGGAAAACTTTCAAAAAAAGAAAGGGCCTTGCCGGGGCTCCCTTCGGAAATCCTTGCAATACCGGCGGCATCCCTTTCTGAAAGACCCTGCTCTTTTACAAGAATATCCGATATTTCATCATTGGAAAGGGTATTAAACTTGATCTTCTGACACCTTGAGATGATAGTAGGAAGCAGTTGCCTTACGTTCTCCGCCAGCAAAATCAAATAGGCTGCCGCAGGCGGTTCTTCGAGCAATTTAAGTAAAGCGTTGGCTGCCGCCGGATTCATCTTGTCGGCGCCATCAATGATACAAACGGCAGCTTTGCCTTCAAAGGGTTTATAAGCCAGTCTTTTTTGAAGTGCTCTGATCTGCTCTATTTTAATAAACTTCCCGTCAGGTTCAACCAATATAATATCAGGATGGTTACGATCTGCGCTTTTCCTGCAACCATTACAGATACCACAGGGTTTTTCCCCTGTGGAACTGCACTGAAGCGCGCAAGCCAGGTTAAGGGCTACCCTCCTTTTCCCGATACCACTCATACCGGCAAAGAGATAGGCATGGGGAACCCTATTGCTTCCAAAGGCCCGCTCAATAATTTCAACCTGCCTTCTGTGCCCTCTTATCCCGCTTTGAAGACTCAAGTTACCTTAGCTCCCGCTCACTGCCTGCTGCCGGGGAGCCGGCCTTATCCAGGTAGATTTCCAATATTGTTTCATGCAGTTTTTCCACAGAAAGCGTACCGTCAACAACAACGACCCTTTCAGGACAGGCTGCGGCAATGGCCATATACCCTTTTTTCACCTTTTCATGAAATGAGATATGCTCATTTTCAAAACGGATTTCACGGGAGCCTTCACTTTCTGCCCTTTTAAGGGCCCTGCCGATACCGGTCTCTACGGGACAATCGATAAGAAAGGTAAGGTCCGGCATGAGCCCTCCCGATGAAAGGCCATTGAGTTCCCCGACAAGATCGAGATCAAGCCCCCTGCCGTAGCCCTGATAGGCAACGGTAGCATCAAGATATCGGTCACAGAGGACCGTTTTCCCCTCCCTTAAAGCCGGGGAAAGAATTTCTTCCACATGCTGGGCCCTGTCAGCCGCATAAAGCAGCAATTCGGCCTTTGGCCTGATGTCACTATTTTCCGAATGGAGAAGCAGTTCACGGATTTTTTTACAGACCGCGCTCCCCCCCGGCTCTTTCGTCATGACATAAGGCGCCGCATTTTGTTCAAGGTATTCCGACAAAAGGGCAATCTGGGTGCTTTTTCCGCACCCCTCTGTCCCTTCAAAGGTTATAAATAAAGCCAAGGAGAATTCCTTCTAAATATAATTTATACACCTTCCCGGCTGATCGAAAAGAAGGTCCAATCAGGATTTTGACAATGATTAGGGAAATAGTGACGTAAAAATGACTAAAGGCAGGTTAATTATAGTAAAAATATTACGCTATGAGCAAGGAAAAACCCAAATTCCTGTTCAGGAGTTTGGGATGACAAGGGATTTTCATTATGAAACTGCAAAAAAAAGGGGAAGAGTAAACTCTTCCCCCTTCTGCTTCCTTATAAAACATTATCAGGTAACATCAGACATGCTGATATTGCATCTCATGGTATACTTTCGCAGCTTGTCGATTGCCGCCTTTTCTATCTGTCTGATTCTTTCCCGGGTAACACCAAAGACCTTTCCAATGCTCTCAAGTGTCATGGTATCATCTTTTTCGAGTCCAAAGCGCATGGCTATAATACTTTTTTCCGTATCATTGAGGGTATCGAGCCAGCGCCCGATCTCCATCTTCCTGTCTTTTATATCAATATCAAAACTTGGCGGATTAAGGGACGTATCTTCCAGCACATCTTGCAAGCTATAGTTAAAATCGGAACTGGAGTCCTGATCCATACTATTATCGAGGGAAGCCGTTCTTTTTATGAGCATGGAGAGCTTCGTAATCTGCTTGGGTGTCGTTCTCATTTCCTGGGCCAGTTCCTCTACCGTCGGTTCCCTGTTAAGAACAAGCACCAGTTCTCTCGATGTTTTAAGCATCTTGTTAATTTCATCGGAAATATGAACGGGGAGCCTGACGACCCTTGACTGGTTGACAATGGCCCTTTCAATACACTGCCTGATCCACCAGGTGGCATAGGTGGAAAAGCGGTAGCCTTTCGACGGATCAAATTTGTAGACTGCCTTTATGAGCCCTATATTTCCTTCCTCGATAACATCGAGAAAGGGGAGGCCCCTGTTAACATATTTTTTGGCGATCTTGACAACCAGTCTCAAATTGGAGGAGATCATCGTATCGACGGCCTCTTTGTCCTCCTGCTGGACCCTGATAGCCACCTCCCTTTCACGTTCCGCCGTCAGCAGTGGAATTTTCCTGATCTCCTTCAGGTAAATAGCAAGGTTCTCAGAAGTATTTCCTGAAAAGGAATATTTTTTTCCACTATTCCTGTTCATCGAATGAGATTTTCCCTCAGACGAAAAAGAAGCTTTATCCATTTTTAACCCCTTTCTTGCTTTATAGCATCAATAGGTATTCTAAATAATGCCATTGTCACACAAAAAAAGGGCTTTGTCGCGTCACATATTGCTAAATGTGCGACATATATTGCTAATATGCATTTTTTTTTGCGAATTCAATAAATTTCGGGGTATTTATCTCTTCGGTACTCTGCGGCGGTTTGACCAAGCGTGGTTTTAAAGGCTCTCTCGAATTGCCTGAGGCTGTTAAATCCCACAGAAAAGGCGATTTCGGAAATATTTGCATCTTGCTGGGAAAGCGCTTCTTCAGCTTTTTTGACTCTAAAATAGTTTAGGTAGTTAGTAAAGGAAATGCCCATGACCTTTTTGAAGAGGCGGGTGAAGTGATACCTGCTCACACCGGCAACATTAGCCACTTCCTCCAGGGTAATTCGCGTTTTGTAATTATCATTCAAATATTTTACAGCCCTGCCGATACCTTTGGAATCCTCAATAAGTTCATCGTCGAAATCAGGCTGAAGGGGAAGGCCCGCAAAAAAAGTGGCCTCCCTGTCTTTCCTTTCACCGACAATATCGAGGACTTTCTCAATGAGGATTTTGGGATCGAAAGGTTTGATAAAGTAATCTGATATGCCGAGTTTGAAGGCTTTAATCGATATCGTTTCCGAACCATGGCCCGTCATAAATAAAACGGGAAGATCAGGAGCGATCTCCCTTATTGCGGCCAAAACGTCGAGGCCTGTCATATCGGGGAGATTATAATCGAGAATAACCAGGTCGACGAGCTCTTTTTTTACAAACTTAAGCGCCTCATTACCTGAAAGCGCCGAATCTACATGGAGACCTCTGCGGGAAAGCAGGAGGGACAGACTTTCACAAATCCATTTCTCGTCATCAATAACCAGCAAACGACCTTTTTTCCTGGCTAAAGCCCCTTTTTTATTAACACCGACCATTACACCTCCAACGTCAATCAGGAACTTAATAAATTAACAAATGTGCACTAATTGTCAAGCAAAATCAGCGCAGAGCAACAATAAAATCCATATTAAGAAAGATGACGCAAAAAATGAAGGAAAATTTATTTAAATATTTTCTTCCGCCCCGACCGTTCCTTAAAAAGGAGCCTTACGGGCGTGCCCTCAAAACCAAATGTCGTCCTGATCTTGTTTTCCAGGTATCTTTCATAGGAAAAATGAATTCCTTTCGGATGATTGGTAAAAATAACAAAGGTAGGAGGTGAAACAGAAACCTGAGATGAATAGTAAAGTTTCACAAACTTCCCCTGATATGACGGAGGGTGGTGCCTTTTTTCCGCCTCTTTAATGATATGATTAAGCTCAGCCGTAGACACGCGTTTTGCCGCTTCTTCAGCAACTTCATCGGCAAGCGTTAAGACCTTGATTGCCCGCTGGCCGGTCAATGCCGAAATAAACAGGATAGGCGCATAATCCATATACTTAAGGTCCAGCTTTATCTGCTCTACATATTTACCGACAGTGGAGTTATCCTTTTCTATAAGGTCCCACTTGTTAACGGCTATAATGCATGCGCGCCCCTTTTCATGGGCATATCCGGCAACCTTCACATCCTGCTCCGTTATCCCCTCCGAAGCATCGATAAGGATGATAACGACGTCACTCCTTTCAATGGATGACAAGGCCTTTATAATTGTATATTTTTCAAGCCTGTCACTGACCTTGCTTTTTCTTCTGATGCCGGCCGTATCAATGAGCAGATATTTTTTATGGTCAACCTGGAGCAGTGAATCAACAGAGTCTCTCGTCGTGCCGGGCACATTGCTCACGACAACCCTTTCCGTGCCGAGCAGCCTGTTTACCAGCGAAGACTTGCCTACATTGGGCCTGCCGATAATGGAAACTTTTACAAGGTCTTTCTCTTCTTCCCTGTCGAGTTCAGGAAAGGAACTAACCACCTCAGTTACAAGGTCATATACACCCCGGTTGTGCTCTGCCGAAATGGTAGAGAAACTTTCTATGCCGAGGCGGTAAAAATCGGTAGCGCCGTCTTCCTGGCTTTCGCCATCAACTTTGTTAACAACGTAAAAAACAGGCTTTTTCACCCTTCTCAGCATTTCACCAACAGCTTCATCGGAAGGAGTAAGACCATCTTTCCCGTCCATGAGAAAGATAATGCTGTCAGCCTCCTCCATGGCAAGCTGGGCCTGTTCTCTCATCTGAACAAGCATCCTGTCTTCCGAAACGGGCTCAAAGCCACCGGTATCTATAAGGGTAAAAAGCTTCCCGTACCAATGCACATCACCGTAATTCCTGTCCCTTGTAACACCGGGCATATCGTGGACGATGGCATCACGGGTCCTGGTAAGCCTGTTAAAAAGGGTGGACTTGCCCACATTGGGACGGCCGACTATGGCAACAACGGGTTTCATAAGGTCTCATATGATAGAGCAGTACACTTTTTTATTCAAGGAATCCTTGCCTGTGGAGAATCAACATCTGTTAAATGCAGAAGCAGGAGGCTATTATGGAGAGGACTTGCCGCCCTGAAGAAGAGGACAGACAAAAAAGAAGGCGTCCACTTTACCAGGGGCGATAAACCGGCCTCATGGGAACAAAATCTTTTAATCATTTTTTTTCATTTCCACTCTTGCCCTGTTTACCAGGAGATGGGCCTGCCTTGTCGGTTCAGGCAGTCTGTACTTTCCTGTCGCAGCCAGGACCATCGCCTTGCTCCCTTTTACATCGATCAGGTGGCCGGGAGAAACAAAAAGCGGCTTTACCCCTCTTTTACTTCTCAAAACAAGGCCAAGCTCATCATTACCAATCTTAAGGGGAGATGAATCCCCTTTTTCACTGCCGGGTTCATTATATTCTCCACATAGCCTGCTCTTGGCACAACCGATGGAAGGTATGCCAAGGAGCACACCCAGGTGCGATGCAATGCCCAAGCGCCTCGGATGGGCAATTCCCTGTCCGTCAAAAATGAGGAGATGAGGCTTCTTTATCAGCTTTTTGAACGCTTCCATTACAACAGGACCCTCCCGGAAAGATAAAAAACCGGGAATATAGGGAAAGGTCACCCGTGAGGAAGCCGTCACCATCTCGACGGGCTCCATTTCAGGAAATGAAAACACCACAATAGCCGAATGAAAGTGGTCTGAACCACGGTCATAGGAAACATCTATTCCGGCCACCCGGTGAACGGCCTTTGCAAGAGGCTTCAAAAGAACCCGCTTGCTCAATGCTTTCTGGATTTCCACTGCCTCGGCAGTAGAGACATTCCACGAGGGTATTTCAGGGATATGCATGGTCAAAGTATAAAATAATATTTTTTTCTTGCAACTTATTTTATAATAAGAGTATCTTAATATTTGAATATATTAAACTATGAATATATATTAAAGGAACATGAATAAAAAAGAAAGCAGGAAAATCGATTTTTCAAAAGAAGCTGATATACTTAAAGCTGTGGGGCATCCGGCAAGGTTGAAAATCGTGGCAGGCCTTATTGAAAGCGAGTGTTGCGTCAAGGATATCCGGGAATGCCTGGACCTTCCCCAACCTGTTATATCACAGCATCTTTCCCTGCTGAGAAACAAGGGAATCGTTACAGGAAAGAGAGAAGGCAACAGGATTCATTACCGGGCAAGCAACGCTGTTGTAAAAAATATAGTGGCCGCTTGCATGGATGAGAAAAGAAAAGGAGGGAGCTAAAATCATGAAAGATCTGCTTTTGTTTGCAGCTATCATGGCAGGCTGGTTTGCGCTTAACAGGTACATACTGCCCAAATTCGGCGTACAAACCTGAATGAGTGAAACCTGTCAACCCGGGTCCCGGGATGAAAAAAAGAATACTGCCGACAACAATGAATGACATATAACAATATTTTATGGAGGTTTATTGATGAGTGATTACGGTATATCCAAAAAAGTTGACCTCGACTATGACAAGGCTGTCAGTAAAGTACGGGAATCCCTTTCGACAGAGGGTTTCGGCGTATTAACCGAAATTGATGTAAAGGCGACTCTCAAACAAAAACTGGACAAGGATTTTAAGAGGTACGTCATTCTCGGCGCCTGTAATCCGCCCTATGCATACAAGGCGCTTACTTCTGAAAACAACATCGGTCTTTTGCTTCCCTGCAATGTCATTGTTTACGAAAACGACGATGGCGGCAGCACTGTTTCGGTCATCGATCCTATTGTAGCCATGAACATGGTCGATAATCCGGTCCTTGCCGGGATTGCAAAAGAAGTCAGGCAAAAACTGATTAATGTCATCGATCTTATTTAATTAAACCTGGAAACAGCCGGTGGTTCCCGTATTGTCCGATTAGAAATGCACCGATGTTCCTCCCCCTTCAAGGGGGAGGTCAGGAGGGGGATGGGTTATTTTTTTGATATCATTTCCACGTTAACCTATTCCCACCCCGACCCTCTACCCTCAAGGGGCATCGATGCCCCTTGAAAGGGAGGGCGTTTTTAAATTTCTGCAAAACCCGAACCGGACACTGCTGAGTCGGCTCATGGTTTCCAGGTTAAAAAAAGGAGGTTCTTATGAAGAAAATGATGATTTATTTTTTAGCGCTTTCCATCGTTATTATCGGAACTCAGGCGTCGGGAGGGACGTCGGAAGAAAGGGTAAAGAGCAAGGCCAAAAAGGTTGCTGACCAGATTACCGAATTAAGAAGTGAAAGAGCGGCCTCACTGCTTGATGCGGATATGAAGATAACGCCTGACCTTTTTAAAAGTGTCTGCGGGCCCGTTAAAAAGAAAGCCATGGAGATTGCTAAAAAAGAAGGGCTTAAAATCCGTCATGCCGCCATTAAAAACAGGAATCCCGCCCATGAAGCAACGGAAGAAGATGTAAAGCTTCATGACTTTTTCAGCAGCAATCCCGATAAAAAAGGCCTCTGGGAGAAAGTTACTTTAAAGGACAGGAATTTTGTTAAGTACAGCCGTCCCGTTTATGTTGAAAAAGCCTGCCTTAATTGTCATGGTGAAAAAGAGAAAAGGCCGGAATTTATAAAGAAAAAATACCCACGGGACAAGGCCTATGGATTTAAGGTCGGCCATCTCAGGGGAATAATACAGGTTATGGTCCCCATAAGCGAATAAAAGAAAGAAAGGAGGGAAAAGAATGCATGTAGAAAGATTATTGAGACTCATTGCCGGCACATTTATTCTTTTAAGCCTGGTACTGGCTGAACTTCATTCAACAAAATGGTTATGGTTTACCGCCTTTGTAGGTATAAACCTTTTTCAGTCAGGCTTTTCCAACTGGTGCGGAATGATGACCATACTAAAGAAGTTCGGTGTCAGACCCTGCTTGCCATCCCGACAATCAGCACAGGGCGGATAAGATCGGTCATCCAATCGGTCAGCCCGGCGCTGTCCGCAGAAAATGCCCCTGCCGGGAATTTAAGGGGGAGGGCCATGTTAACGGACATTCCCTCCCCTTTCACAGGAACAGGGAAAAGAGGACCGGCAGCATATCTATTACCGTCAAACAGGCAGGGTGTTCGTCAAGCCTCTTTCTGTTTACCAGGCGATGACAAGTCTCTTAATGTCCTGCAAGGCGATCTCCCTTAAGCTATTTCCCTGTTAGCAACAAATAGAACTGTCCGGTTTTATGATAAATGAACTGTCCGGTTTTTACATCGTTAAGGAAAGTCCCTGAGGGCGGAGCCCGAAGGGGCTTTCCTTCAATAAATCGCATCATCACTTTTAATTACTAAGCCGCCTTTTTTATCTTCTTCAGCTGACCTTCACAATTATAAACAGAGAGTTTTCTAGGGCCATGAAAGACCGCCAGTGAACCATCAGAATAACGATGTACCCGAACCTTTGCTTTTACATAATGAAACCTGTACTTATCCTTTGGTATCTGTAACTGTTTCTTCTCAAAATGAACACAATTATCAGCGCCAACCTTACGTTCATATTGCTCACAAAGAATCTCATTCAGATTTATACCAACCATAGGGACAAAAGCATTCCCCTGGAGTGATGCCGGGCGTATTAGCTCTTTATTGTAAGCAGGTAAATATACATCCTTTATATATCGGTTGCTCTCTTCCATTGTGGTAATGTTATTGAGAGCCAACTCCTTTACCAGACGGTCTTGGTGGGTTTTAAATACTCTTTCAGATCGACCTCTTGCCTCAGGTGAATAGGCAGGTATCATATCTATGCCGAGCTGCCTCATTGCACGTCCAAACTGGGTTAAATTATCTTTATCAACCTTCCCTCCAGCTTCCGGTGTAATCCAGTAATGGCTTCCGCGATCCGAATAGAATGAGCTGAAAAGCCCATGCTTTTCAATAACATCTCTTACTCCTCTAAAGCTGCTGGCAGTCCCCTCTTCTTCTACAAAAAACATGCTGTAATGCTCATTGGTAGCATCATCCATTGTTACTATGAGGTCCCACATTTTACCCGCAACCCATTCATGGCTACTGCCATCCTGATGAAGCATCATGCCAGGAAGGGGAGAGGGTTCTCTACGTCTCCTATGAACACCTTTCTTCTTAACTTTAGGGACAAGACGGGCAGATTGAAGCTCATTTTTAACCCAACTGTAACTTCTTATGCCTCCTCCCTTTTTATAAAAAGAATAAAAGTGCTTTACATTCCAGCCTCTATAGCGGCTCTTATACTGACTGGTCAGATCCATTACTTCATCAACAGGTGCCCGGCGGCTTGATGCCTGTGTCAAACGCTTGTCCAATAAACCTTCAAGCCCTTCCTCTTTATACCGATCAATATAACGCCTGAAAGTGCGATCACTGACTCCCAATATTTGTGCCGCTTCTTCTTGAGTTATACTTCGCTCTGTCCATATCTTTAATACCTCTTCAAATCTCACTTTTCTGACCTCCTGCAACAGTTCTGTTCGTTTCATCCTATCTCCTTTACGGAGATAATCATAAACCGGACAAATTACTTGTTACAATTCCGGACAGTATACTTGTTACTAACAAAATTCTTTCTTTTCCTTGCCATATAAAACCTTAAAAGCTAGAATGGTCATAATATTTTATAATTAGGAGGAAGCAATGAAAGGAATATCCCTATTACTTTCGGCTATTCTCATTCTGGCCGTCACATCAATCTCTCAGGCAAGGCCTGAAACCATTAAACCGGGGCTTTCCTATTTTGCCGAGGATTATGAAACAAAAAATAATATTTCCGAAATTACGGTAGAGAAAAATTTTGAAGAGGTATTCAAAAATTACGAATATTTCGAATCTGTTTATGATGAAAAGAAGAGGGTCAAGATTTTCAGGGCCTATAAAAGAGGAGATGTTATTCTTACCGAACACTATCACTATGATTCCAGGGGTAAGCTCAGGGAGAAAAAGATAGAAAAAGAAGGCAAACCGGCGGAAAGTATTACCTATTAGTCATTGAAGAGAAGGGGGAACTCATGAAAGCAACGGCCAGAAATTTATCCATCCTCTTTGCCGCCGGATGCCTGGGAGGTCTGGTCAACAGCCTCACCGCCTGGGTAGCGGGAAAATACGGCATTACGGCCATCTTCGATGTAAGTATTGCACCTCGCCTGACGGCAGGGTGGCTCTATCCGAGAATTGTCTGGGGAGGGATATGGGGAGCGTTGTTTCTTATTCCCCTATTCAAAGGAAAAACCATCGGGAGAGGACTGTTCATGAGTATAGGCCCTACAGTCGTTCAGCTTTTCATCATTTTTCCCCACTTTGCCAATAAGGGGGTAATGGGACTGGCCCTGGGAACGTTTACACCGCTCTTCGTTATTATTTTCAATGCCGCCTGGGGTATAACAGCAGCTTTCTGGGTAAAGTTTGCACGAAGCTGAAGGACGAAACAAGGCTCCCCGTCCACTACCCTCTCTCATCCTCACTTCTCACCATAAATCGCGAAAGTTTCCTGATGATGACGCTGAGCGAAATAATACCCACCTTCCCTTCCCCTTTCAGTTCTTCCACACTCCGGTTATAATCTTCAACATCATCAACCTTCTCCTGGAGATAGTGTTCAAAAGCCTCCTGCAGGTCTTCACTTTTACGCTTAAAATTGAGAACCGTTAAAACGATGCCATCCTGGCAATCTTTAAGCTCATGGCGCATATTGAAAACGCTTTCACTTCCCCAGCGGTCGGAAGCTTTAATTGCGTTTACAGAATCGATGAGCCAGTCAATATTGAAATAATCACTCACCTTGAGATAGAGGCGGGCCGTTTCGTTAAAGTTTGCATGGTGCTCTTCCTTAATCCTGATAATATCCATAACATCCTTCATAAAAGGAAGAACGGCATAAGACTTTGCCAGGGCGTCAGGAACCTTCATTTCAACGTCTCTTTTTACATTGTCTGAAAGAAGAGCAACTTTTTCATGCCGGCAAATTTCACCGATGCACTCCCAGAGACCATGGTGAAAACTTTTGACGGCCTGCGAATACTGGAGGATAAAATCAAAGGAGATCCTCTCTTCCGGCTGGTGGACGAGGAACCATCGAATGGCATAGGCAATGATCTCCTCCATGGCGATAAGGTACTCGTACTGCAGGTCGGCAGAAACCATATTATCGAGGGCATGGACCTCTTCCCTGAACTTTTCAGCTTGCAGGAGATTTTCCACAATTATATAAGCCATTGCTATTTCAGGGATGGTTTTTCCCGTGTAGGAAGCGATAAGAGGGAAAAGGGAAATGCCTGCCCGGTTAATAATTCGATTAACAATAGCCGTGGAAATAATTTCCCTTTTCAGCCTGTGCTCTGCAAGGAAAGGTTCGAACTCCCGCCTCATCCTTTCGGGAAAGTAATCGACAAGGTATTTTTGCACATAAAATGAATCAAGAAGGTTTGACTCCAGGATAGTGCGGTAATAGACCATTTTCTGGTAGCCGATGAGAGAGGCTATCATTGGTCGGGAAAAAACATTATCGCCCTTTTGCAGCGTCTCTTTCATATCCTGTGACGAGGGAATAAATTCCTCTGACCTG
Proteins encoded in this window:
- a CDS encoding response regulator transcription factor, whose product is MVGVNKKGALARKKGRLLVIDDEKWICESLSLLLSRRGLHVDSALSGNEALKFVKKELVDLVILDYNLPDMTGLDVLAAIREIAPDLPVLFMTGHGSETISIKAFKLGISDYFIKPFDPKILIEKVLDIVGERKDREATFFAGLPLQPDFDDELIEDSKGIGRAVKYLNDNYKTRITLEEVANVAGVSRYHFTRLFKKVMGISFTNYLNYFRVKKAEEALSQQDANISEIAFSVGFNSLRQFERAFKTTLGQTAAEYRRDKYPEIY
- the tmk gene encoding dTMP kinase, whose product is MALFITFEGTEGCGKSTQIALLSEYLEQNAAPYVMTKEPGGSAVCKKIRELLLHSENSDIRPKAELLLYAADRAQHVEEILSPALREGKTVLCDRYLDATVAYQGYGRGLDLDLVGELNGLSSGGLMPDLTFLIDCPVETGIGRALKRAESEGSREIRFENEHISFHEKVKKGYMAIAAACPERVVVVDGTLSVEKLHETILEIYLDKAGSPAAGSERELR
- a CDS encoding DUF302 domain-containing protein, with translation MSDYGISKKVDLDYDKAVSKVRESLSTEGFGVLTEIDVKATLKQKLDKDFKRYVILGACNPPYAYKALTSENNIGLLLPCNVIVYENDDGGSTVSVIDPIVAMNMVDNPVLAGIAKEVRQKLINVIDLI
- a CDS encoding ISNCY family transposase; protein product: MKRTELLQEVRKVRFEEVLKIWTERSITQEEAAQILGVSDRTFRRYIDRYKEEGLEGLLDKRLTQASSRRAPVDEVMDLTSQYKSRYRGWNVKHFYSFYKKGGGIRSYSWVKNELQSARLVPKVKKKGVHRRRREPSPLPGMMLHQDGSSHEWVAGKMWDLIVTMDDATNEHYSMFFVEEEGTASSFRGVRDVIEKHGLFSSFYSDRGSHYWITPEAGGKVDKDNLTQFGRAMRQLGIDMIPAYSPEARGRSERVFKTHQDRLVKELALNNITTMEESNRYIKDVYLPAYNKELIRPASLQGNAFVPMVGINLNEILCEQYERKVGADNCVHFEKKQLQIPKDKYRFHYVKAKVRVHRYSDGSLAVFHGPRKLSVYNCEGQLKKIKKAA
- a CDS encoding DUF2892 domain-containing protein, producing the protein MHVERLLRLIAGTFILLSLVLAELHSTKWLWFTAFVGINLFQSGFSNWCGMMTILKKFGVRPCLPSRQSAQGG
- the der gene encoding ribosome biogenesis GTPase Der; this encodes MKPVVAIVGRPNVGKSTLFNRLTRTRDAIVHDMPGVTRDRNYGDVHWYGKLFTLIDTGGFEPVSEDRMLVQMREQAQLAMEEADSIIFLMDGKDGLTPSDEAVGEMLRRVKKPVFYVVNKVDGESQEDGATDFYRLGIESFSTISAEHNRGVYDLVTEVVSSFPELDREEEKDLVKVSIIGRPNVGKSSLVNRLLGTERVVVSNVPGTTRDSVDSLLQVDHKKYLLIDTAGIRRKSKVSDRLEKYTIIKALSSIERSDVVIILIDASEGITEQDVKVAGYAHEKGRACIIAVNKWDLIEKDNSTVGKYVEQIKLDLKYMDYAPILFISALTGQRAIKVLTLADEVAEEAAKRVSTAELNHIIKEAEKRHHPPSYQGKFVKLYYSSQVSVSPPTFVIFTNHPKGIHFSYERYLENKIRTTFGFEGTPVRLLFKERSGRKKIFK
- a CDS encoding sigma-70 family RNA polymerase sigma factor; this translates as MDKASFSSEGKSHSMNRNSGKKYSFSGNTSENLAIYLKEIRKIPLLTAEREREVAIRVQQEDKEAVDTMISSNLRLVVKIAKKYVNRGLPFLDVIEEGNIGLIKAVYKFDPSKGYRFSTYATWWIRQCIERAIVNQSRVVRLPVHISDEINKMLKTSRELVLVLNREPTVEELAQEMRTTPKQITKLSMLIKRTASLDNSMDQDSSSDFNYSLQDVLEDTSLNPPSFDIDIKDRKMEIGRWLDTLNDTEKSIIAMRFGLEKDDTMTLESIGKVFGVTRERIRQIEKAAIDKLRKYTMRCNISMSDVT
- the holB gene encoding DNA polymerase III subunit delta'; the protein is MSLQSGIRGHRRQVEIIERAFGSNRVPHAYLFAGMSGIGKRRVALNLACALQCSSTGEKPCGICNGCRKSADRNHPDIILVEPDGKFIKIEQIRALQKRLAYKPFEGKAAVCIIDGADKMNPAAANALLKLLEEPPAAAYLILLAENVRQLLPTIISRCQKIKFNTLSNDEISDILVKEQGLSERDAAGIARISEGSPGKALSFFESFPADEKERLLSAVTELGSMDEVFSLAEELTKKDSLEKLMDSLEIIKFYLRDLAFVKAGMGEDQLIKIAHQDIMRKGEAFYSLNSLLHMAEAVSGTETALLMNGNKRLAVEDMLIKFYYEKATLC
- a CDS encoding DUF3365 domain-containing protein, with the translated sequence MKKMMIYFLALSIVIIGTQASGGTSEERVKSKAKKVADQITELRSERAASLLDADMKITPDLFKSVCGPVKKKAMEIAKKEGLKIRHAAIKNRNPAHEATEEDVKLHDFFSSNPDKKGLWEKVTLKDRNFVKYSRPVYVEKACLNCHGEKEKRPEFIKKKYPRDKAYGFKVGHLRGIIQVMVPISE
- a CDS encoding metalloregulator ArsR/SmtB family transcription factor produces the protein MNKKESRKIDFSKEADILKAVGHPARLKIVAGLIESECCVKDIRECLDLPQPVISQHLSLLRNKGIVTGKREGNRIHYRASNAVVKNIVAACMDEKRKGGS
- the nfi gene encoding deoxyribonuclease V (cleaves DNA at apurinic or apyrimidinic sites) translates to MHIPEIPSWNVSTAEAVEIQKALSKRVLLKPLAKAVHRVAGIDVSYDRGSDHFHSAIVVFSFPEMEPVEMVTASSRVTFPYIPGFLSFREGPVVMEAFKKLIKKPHLLIFDGQGIAHPRRLGIASHLGVLLGIPSIGCAKSRLCGEYNEPGSEKGDSSPLKIGNDELGLVLRSKRGVKPLFVSPGHLIDVKGSKAMVLAATGKYRLPEPTRQAHLLVNRARVEMKKND